The window CCTGCACGCCAGCAGCTACGCCACCCTGCTCTGCCCTGCAGCGCGGCGCAGCATCAGCAGTGCCAGCCTGCAATACAGAGGACCTGGCTGGCTTTGTGAAAATCCTCTGAACATTTTCATTCcagaaaacctaataaaaatgcaaattgcAGCAAGAAGCAAACAAATGCTATAATCACTGTAGCTAGTTCCCATGTTGCACAGTGCTGAGCAACACTGACTCAACTTGTGCTACACTTGAGGAGATTTTACAGGTCTCTCCATATCTTAAAACTTGGGGACAATTAAGCACAATTAAGCAATTAGTAACCTTACTCAATCCAGACACCAGGCAGACGCTCAGTCATCAAGCAAACCGAACTGACTGAATGACGGTGGTTCAGGAGAACAGCTTACCTGCAAAATAATGTCGTAGAGGCGGATGAGATCCTGGGGCCGGGGACCCCTCTTGTTCTCGTCCGGCTGCGGCTCCTTCAGCTTGGCATGCAGAGCCTGAGCCATGCTCTCATTGCGCTTCACCACGGTCCACAGCTTGAGGTAGGTCAGGTAGCTAGAATCAGGAACGAGAGAGGTACGCGTTAACACGGGACACGAAATGATGCTATCGGCGTGCTAGCTCCAAACACGGGCCAGCTGCAGATGACTATAATTCTTCAGCTTCACCACACTCATTGCACGTTCCTCTTACTAGCTTTCGGATGCACCAGATGTATTGACCAGTAACGCAATTAAATGCAATTTCCCTCGTCAGTAACTGAGGAACTTGTAGCACCTCAGCAAAGGAGGAGGGAGTatataaaggaaaacaaacatttttttcattacctgtgcaggtactgcaggttggAGACCTTCCCAGTGTCCATGTCCATGGCTCTCTCTCGCTGCTTCTGCAAATTATAGACAATCAAGCTTCCACTTAACTCCACCCTCCCAACATCCTCTTCAGAAACAAAACGGAGCCATGCCACCGCCTCGTTTTAGATCACAGACCGCCTACAAGGAGGTATTATTGAAATGCAGCCTTCTCCATATAGTTGCCCTTTCTTCAAATAATCACGCGACTCAATGTCATGGATGACGTTTAGAAATTAGAACAGAAGAGACAGGTCGAAAGCCATGCAGAACAGAAGGCAGAAGTGAGCTAATGCAGGCGTGAAGCGATGAGCCCGAGCAGTCGGTCAGGCACATTGGGACGAGCCCCCGTACGTACAGAGTCGGCCTTGATCTCCTCCCGCACGGCCTGAATGGAATCCCGGCACTCGCTGAGCAGGGTCTCGTACAGGCGCTCCTTCGTGTCCTCATTAGCCGCctgggaggagggagagggacacGAGGCTGCTGACCACGTTCTTCATCTCGCCACGCCGCTCCCACCCCAGATCCAGCCCACAGAGCTCCAGAAGTGGCACAATCCCCTCTCACCTCTGGTTAAACATGAGTGCGAACCCTGGGCTTGTGCAAGCAGGACTTGCTACCTGTCAGTTTTTGTTTAAGCACTAATTGAAGAAATAGGTATTCTGTTCGAGGCACAATGAGAAAGAATGTGCATAATCCAAGCACTGCAGGAAATCTGTTTAAATGTGGTAAATAAGTTTACCCAACTTTCCCCTCTTTTAACACCTTGTTCAGGTGGAAAGCAACATTTCCTGTGTTGCACTACAAGATGCACATTTAAGGTTTTACAATCACAACACTTGTCTAAAAACTGTGTAACGCACATTTGAAAAAGTGCCATCACATGTGGTTGCTGTGCAAGCAACAATGCTTGAatgattattaaaatatttaaacattaaatatctCATTTTATACTGTTCTTGTGCTGCGCCCACGTCAGAATTTGGGACCCAGATCCCTGGGGATGTTGCTGCATTTTCCATCTACTGCTAGAAGCATTTAGGGTACTGCACACCACACCACAACCCACAGCATGTGCTTAAAACAACCGAATGCAGAGGCCGTGTGTATTAGTGGACTGCAAAGACTCTTTGCAAAGTGGGACAAATTATAACTCGCATAGTGAAATTCTGCTGCAGACTGCTGGAAAGTTGCGCGGCTTCCTATGGTTTAAGCAATTATGAGAATTACCACTTTTATACCACCTAGGAAGGCAGCACCTTTATTGTGCAATTTTTCGTGCCgaactttaaaagtggaatcttcATAAAAATTCCAGAAGCTGCCTACGGttggacaagaaaaaaaaaagcgagTGACATGTCTGAATGCAAGCAATCCGACACAACAGGTTAAAAAGACATTCCTTCTCGGACTAACCCCTGCGCCGTGCCCGAGCACTTTCACCGGGGGGCTGGCTCTCCCTGCATTATGAATGGGACACAAAGTGATTTATCTATGGATAGTATGGCCATCTCAGCAGAAAGGGTGATAAGGAATAACCTGCAGGGAGCTGCAAGATGAACCACTTGAGGAGTGTGTATCAGACTCTGCAAACATTAATGATACATCTCAGTGAAAGCAAACTAGGTCGGATAGCCATTACTCTAGCAATAGAGTAATAGCATAATGCAGGGAGAGCAGATGCGGTAGTGGCCTTCACCCTACACAGCAGGGTAAGTCGCCTAAACTGGCAAAATCCTGTACAAGACCAACTGGGGGAACCAGTCGTCCCTCTtcaccctacacacacacacacacaggagtgtGTGAACTGGGAGGGGGCACCAAACCTGTCTCTCGGCTCCCAGAGAGTCTGCGGTTCTCCCTCCCTCTAGGAACACAACATAACAAATGGTTTTCAATAAGTGCTTATTTAATTTGTTCTACGAAGCACGCTGTCCAAACAACCCAGCTAGCTGAGTACCCCAGGGCAAACTGGAGCACAGTCAACCCCAGTACAGAGGTAAGCTTTCAATATGTTAGATGCCAGAGGAGAGTTACGCACCATGCAATATGGTCTTTTCACTCTTCTAAAGGCAAACACTTTTCACACGGATAGTTCTGTGTTAAGTTGCATTGAAACTCCTTAAAAAGCCTCTACTATTCCCCCATggtatcttatcttatcttatttccCCATGGTATGTATTTTCATGGTCCTTGCAGCTCACTTCTGGGTGTTTACTTGAAACGTTAATACAAAAATCCATTTAAAACAGGTGTGCTGGTTATCAGGAAAGTGGCAGTGTCTGAGGTTTCGGTGTGACTGCCTTCGTGCTTTGGGAGTGAGTGTGGTCCGCTGTCGGTGTGCGGTGAGGGTGTGGCAGGGAGAGGCAGACACGCGTCCCTCCGAGCAGGTGAGTGGTGACTCAAAACAGGTGCACACGAATGACAGGGGCTtccgggaaaaaaaaacacagaagcaaACAGCACCACCTGGTGGCGACCAGAGTTGGCAAAACCACCACTGAATGGATAGTCAAGGTCAGGATGCATAAACCAAAGGAAGTCATTTTgcattataaagaaaaaaatgttaaatctcTGCCAATTCAGTTTAGATAACCAACAACAAAACCTGTATCCTGCAAATGATTTATGTTATTCAGACTTGTTGCAACCTTCTCCGACAGCAGGCGGAGTgacgcgccggttggagtattctcggtcgcatttcatggcaacgtcagctcaaagatttggttcaaaccaccaaatggagatgggcgtgccgacaagcggaccctgctgatgcgagattaacgctaggatgagagagagagacttgcTGCAACCTTATTCACTATTAATGTTCTTGAAACGTGTTTTTAGTCCAGTGACAGGTGTCAAGCTGCCTGTAATAAATAAAGCTTCCATGAGGCCCCAGCTGATTGTGGCACTGATATAAAACAGGGGGTCAGGGCACCAGCCAGAGGGGGGCTCACCTGAGCAATGGCCGCCTCGTTGTCCGCCAGCCCCAGCAGGAAGATCCGGACCTTGTCAATCTTCACCGGGACGGTCCGGCCACGCCACTCCACCTCGCTCATGGTGGCGGCCTGCTTGGCGCGGGTCTGGGTGATCAGGGCCTGGGCACAACGACACCATCAGCACAGAACGCAACAGTCACACAACAGTCACCCCCTCACCGCTGGCACCCTGTCTGAACACCACTGCCACGATCCTGAACTGTGCCACAACCTTATCTTGTCTGGACCCACAGATACTGGACTATACTGCCCTACATGACCTCAACCATGCCAGTATAATCTCACGTCATAGGAACACAACATGATTCTCTAAGCACTGCTTTTATTTCCAAACCACGTGTAAAGTATGACTATTTGATTAGGGGATTTAACTGATGAAACAAAGTACATCCCAAAGATCAGAGGGATATGACAGCACATGGCAGGGTCACCAATCTAAGGCACACAGTTAAAATGGTCTACGTtctcatcttaaaaaaaaaagtgaagtatCTCAAAGAACTGCTTTCATGAATACATGCATCTCCGTGCACCCAGACACCTACAGCAATACAACACGTCTCCCAAAATAGTAATAAAGTGCAGTGCAGCTGCCGTTTTCATCTAGACCATGTCAGAGAGATCTGGGCTGAGCACGAGCGACTCCTAGTGCTAGAGAGTCAGAGCCAAGAGTGAGAACTGTGAACCTCTTGGTAACAAGTACTTGTACTTTGACTAACAGCCCCACCCCAGACCGCGACGGCCCCCTCTCCGGTCACACTCACCTCCAGCTTCTCCGCTATCATGCCTCCACCACCTCCGGCGCTCAGCCTCATCTGCATCAGGTCGTTAATGGCATTCTGGTCACCTAGAAACAGAGCAGCAGGAGCGCTCGTTAGCCGGGGGGGGCTTAATAAAACAACCTGAGGTAAGGACTCTCCCTTTACTTGAACTGACTGGGGACCataaataaaagagaaagaacCGTGTTCACTGCACAGCTAAGCAAAAGCATGACCTGTTGCACGACTCGAGCCCCACATGCCAACAATCCAATGGCTGCCGGACGGACATTTTCCAAGAATGCAGAGACATTACAGAAGCAGCTCTCCCTGTCCCGCAAACACGAATCCCCCCCAGTGCCGACAGCTGTGTGCAGGGCTGCAGGGCTCCTCACCGATGTTGTAGGCGCAGTAGCGGATGTTAGGGGAGATCTCCTCCACTCGCTGGTGGTACAGCACAGCCTGCTCCTCTGTGAACGCGCTGGCCAGCTTCTCATAAATCGTCCTGCAAAACAAGCGTGTGGGtcagcagagagcagagagctcCCGCCCGGTGCAAAACCACCGGCACAAAATACaactttatgacaaaaaaaacttCCGAAACTTCTGTCCAGCTCCTTTTCCCTCACATGAATTACCATCTAGTGCAGAAACAGGCAGAAACAGGCTGTCTGCTGTCTTCCACACCACGACTAACGCCGCTCCTTAAATCGGAGCCTTCAAGGTTTACTCTccattttaagttaaaaaaaaaggtttttattaaTTATGACCTTATGATGTCAGGAAGAACCACTGTACTCTGATGGCCTGGTGTCTAATCAAAATGTAACCCCTCAGGGGTCCAAGCAATGGGAAGTCACCATCCTCACAGCAGTGCTTCCTGAGCAGCTGCACACTTGTGGCTCTTTTCACATACTTGCACTTGTTGAAGGCCTCCATGGCTGCCTTCCACTCCTGTAGCTCGAACCACAGCATCCCAGTCAGGTAAGAGGTGTAGGCCtgccaattaaaataaaaatacatcagcCACTGCTCACTGCTGCCACCTGCAGGAGACAGAGAGTCCTCGCAGCGGAAGAGCTCCAGACACAGGCCAGGGAGAGGGAAGAGGCAGGTCACAATTGATAgatttatagatagatactttactgatcccgtgagggaaactgCAGTGGAACAGCAGCTTACCACAGAGTaacaaaatgatacaataatacaacaatacaaaacatacaatgaagtcagtgagaagtgcactaagaagagctgctcacagtccagaatatacaaaaaacaaaccagaacagaacagtacacaaaacgTTGTATTGCaccattataaatataaatatattccaCAAGTCAGTTGTAAACAGGAAAGATGTAAGCAGAGATTTATACAGTTCCCCCTGTATAAAGCTCAAAAGGCTGTAACCCAATCCGCGGCCTTGAGACCCCACTTCCTGCTTTCACACATCTGAGTCGCCAGTTACTGAAGGGCTTCTAAAAAGGTTCAGGTTTTTAGTTTTCACACCTTAACGTATGGGGTTCGTAAGGAAGAGCGGGTTAGCAGAAACACGAGGGGGAGGCCCCAGGGACAAGGCTTTAAGAGCTCAGCCAGGGAGGAGGCCAGTTCTCCAACACCAGCAGAGGACTCCGCTCTTCACACAGGACGTTCAGCTCAGTTCATTTGTCACGCGCACAAATGCACTGAAATGGGTTCGTGCGCGCAGCGCAGCTCAGCAGCCCCCCCCCACCCGGACTCTCCCCACCTGGGCCTCCAGCTTGGTCTTGGCGTCGACCCTGGGGCTCTCGCACAGGCGCTCCAGCTCCTCGCCGTGCTTGGCCGCCTTGCGCAGGCGCGACAGCAGGTGGAAGCGCTTGCGGGGCTCGGTGTTGGCTTCCTGCTTCAGCTGCATGGCGTAACTCCAGGCCCGCTCCGCCTccatcagcaccagcagcaggtaCCTGCCGGGCGGGCACACGGGGGGGAGAGGGGAGCAGAGACCACGAAGCAAACAGCAATGAATGTTCAAAGCAAAATACCGAGCTGAGAGCACTGAGAGACAGGATGAGAGTGGAACAGAGCGAGAGGGAGAAGGAAATCTGAGAATCCGAAGGGATGCATGTGAACAGGAGACATCTCTTCCCTAATGCAAAAACAACTCCAGATTCTTTTAATTAAGCCAAACGGGTGCACACGAATTACGTGTTGCGTCAGAGCCCAGAGGGCTGCGCCCGATCAGTACAGCAGGACAGGGCAGGTACACGCACCTGCTGTCGGAGAGCATCTCCACCGTCACTTTCTTCCCCGTGAACTTGTGGCGGTTGCCCATCTTGAAACCCAGGGTCTTGCGCAGGCGTCGCAGGCGGCGGGAGCAGTAGCCCCTGAGACACACAGCGAGGGGGCAAGGTGAGCGACCGGGCCTTCCAGAGAGCGACCGTTCGGACCCGCCCTGCCGGTCCCCCCCGCAGCGCGCGCCCCCTACTCACCTGTACCGCTGGTAGTCCCCATGCCTCAGGCCGTGCTGCTGCTGAGAGTCCTTGATGATCTGCAATACTGCGAGGCCACATTAAGGAGCCTGCTGGTCACGTGCTGGGACAATCCCCTCTGTTCAACACCTGGGACCTGCCTCTGCTTTCGCAACCCTCACCCAGCCCTGCTACTCAGACAGATCAATCTCGGACAGATCAACACGCAAAACATGGGGTGGCACTGTGACTCAggacctgcgcctgtggctagaagatTGCCAGTTcgaatcccacggccggcagaggaatcctactccattgggcccctgagcaaggcccttaaccccagctgctccaggggcgccgtataaatggctgaccctgcgctctgaccccaagcttctctccctgtctgtgtgcctgtgtgtctcatggagagcagtttggggtatgtgaaaagccaaaattcctaatgcaagaaattgtatagggctaataaagtgatcttgatGAAAACTGAAAGCATCAGGTCAGGGAAACATGCACGGCAATATACAGCCTATATGTTCATTTTTCCTCTtcctaaggatctgcgcctgtggctggaagattgccAGTTCATATCCCGCGGCTTGCAGAGGAATattactccgttgggcccctgaggaaGGCCCTTAACAACAGCTGCTCCaagggcgccgtataaatgactCCAAGCTTCTCCCCGCCTTGGAGAGTAAGccggggtatgcaaaaagacaaattcttaacgcaaaaaattgtatatggctaataaagtgatcctaTCTTATCTGTGGACATTTCTCTGAACAAAACTAACTTTCTCAGGCGCTTCAAAACATTCTGTGTGGGGGTCGCGTCCTCAGTTCCagcttaatttaaatttaatacaaatttaatttgatttattcaCCAGGTTAATCTTCAGGGACAACCTTGCCTACAGATCAAACTGGTAACCCAACTCAAAACTCCGCAAGAGGTTACAAGAAGGTCTGCAAAATCTATTTATTTacttaaacattaaataatCAAAATTAATTATTGATAGGCTCTGTGCAACGATTGGCCTCGTTTCATGCCCAGACAGAAACGAGTTCAAGCTGTTAAAATTCCACAGATTGGGTAAAAGGGAGCCAATGACATCGCCTTGTCAATCCAGACCCTGATACAGCAGTGTCATAGCTCTCCAGCTCTCTCTGTAAGAAATTATAATTGATGGTACAGCCTGACAAGAACAGCCCGTTCTGTGCACAGAACTACACTTTGCTGCGGTGACTAACAATGCTCTGGTAAACGCGACTTGGTGACAGATGTCCAAGGAGTAACGCGTAACGTGCTGTGAGGCAGGGATAGACGTTTCAGTTACAAGAAACCAGGCGATCAAGCCGGCTCTACCCAATTAGGACTGCTGTCTAAATTCAAGCAGATACGATAATAACTAATGTAGCAGTCTCAAGGATTAATTTGCAGCCACACAGGATATCCAAGCAAGATCATACTTTATATATGTCTAACGAATTTGTGCTTTCAAATTTCGAGAGCGACCCGGTTGTGACACGTACCCATTATAACCACCCCCCCCTCCGCACGCAGCAAGAGTTTCCCCCACTTCACCCGCACGAACCCCAGCGCCCTCTAATCTGGTCGGAGGTCAGGACAGTGACGATTGTTAGGATACTCTCGAGTCCGAGGCCTTCCTcgggttttttttccttgttctcATCCATTACGGCTGATTGAGCCTCGCCGTGTTTCTCCGCAGCCATTTTTACACGCTGGCGTAGGGAATTATGGGAACACACCTAGCGGAAATTCCTGGCAAAGGTCAAACTGCCGAGGGCGGAGTCTTCGGGCGGCCATTTTGGATGTGGCGATCGATTTCCTCTCAACGCTACTGACCTTCCCGTTGAACCatataaaatcttaaaatgtttctcgaaacaaacatttaaaaatatgaccgATACATTTAAGGGATATTTGTATCAGATTTTAAAGTCAGATGACAGGTTTTTTTAAACCAATCCATTTAAAAGAGAACTTTCAAAGT is drawn from Lepisosteus oculatus isolate fLepOcu1 chromosome 9, fLepOcu1.hap2, whole genome shotgun sequence and contains these coding sequences:
- the srp68 gene encoding signal recognition particle subunit SRP68 isoform X1 produces the protein MAAEKHGEAQSAVMDENKEKKPEEGLGLEILQIIKDSQQQHGLRHGDYQRYRGYCSRRLRRLRKTLGFKMGNRHKFTGKKVTVEMLSDSRYLLLVLMEAERAWSYAMQLKQEANTEPRKRFHLLSRLRKAAKHGEELERLCESPRVDAKTKLEAQAYTSYLTGMLWFELQEWKAAMEAFNKCKTIYEKLASAFTEEQAVLYHQRVEEISPNIRYCAYNIGDQNAINDLMQMRLSAGGGGGMIAEKLEALITQTRAKQAATMSEVEWRGRTVPVKIDKVRIFLLGLADNEAAIAQAANEDTKERLYETLLSECRDSIQAVREEIKADSKQRERAMDMDTGKVSNLQYLHSYLTYLKLWTVVKRNESMAQALHAKLKEPQPDENKRGPRPQDLIRLYDIILQSLAELSVLQGLEEDHSFQKEVALKTLVYKAYRCFFIAQSYVLVKKWSEALVLYERVLKYAREVQSQSRNLKNSLKDLPDVQELISEVNAEKYSLQAAAILDTEDVCETPLQSQVKDGKPLCERLETFSIDASLVGKQPNLVQFPPEFQPIPCKPLFFDLALNHVAFPPLDDKVEQKGKGGLTGYIKGIFGFGS
- the srp68 gene encoding signal recognition particle subunit SRP68 isoform X2, producing MAAEKHGEAQSAVMDENKEKKPEEGLGLEILQIIKDSQQQHGLRHGDYQRYRGYCSRRLRRLRKTLGFKMGNRHKFTGKKVTVEMLSDSRYLLLVLMEAERAWSYAMQLKQEANTEPRKRFHLLSRLRKAAKHGEELERLCESPRVDAKTKLEAQAYTSYLTGMLWFELQEWKAAMEAFNKCKTIYEKLASAFTEEQAVLYHQRVEEISPNIRYCAYNIGDQNAINDLMQMRLSAGGGGGMIAEKLEALITQTRAKQAATMSEVEWRGRTVPVKIDKVRIFLLGLADNEAAIAQAANEDTKERLYETLLSECRDSIQAVREEIKADSQRERAMDMDTGKVSNLQYLHSYLTYLKLWTVVKRNESMAQALHAKLKEPQPDENKRGPRPQDLIRLYDIILQSLAELSVLQGLEEDHSFQKEVALKTLVYKAYRCFFIAQSYVLVKKWSEALVLYERVLKYAREVQSQSRNLKNSLKDLPDVQELISEVNAEKYSLQAAAILDTEDVCETPLQSQVKDGKPLCERLETFSIDASLVGKQPNLVQFPPEFQPIPCKPLFFDLALNHVAFPPLDDKVEQKGKGGLTGYIKGIFGFGS
- the srp68 gene encoding signal recognition particle subunit SRP68 isoform X3, translated to MAAEKHGEAQSAVMDENKEKKPEEGLGLEILQIIKDSQQQHGLRHGDYQRYRGYCSRRLRRLRKTLGFKMGNRHKFTGKKVTVEMLSDSRYLLLVLMEAERAWSYAMQLKQEANTEPRKRFHLLSRLRKAAKHGEELERLCESPRVDAKTKLEAQAYTSYLTGMLWFELQEWKAAMEAFNKCKTIYEKLASAFTEEQAVLYHQRVEEISPNIRYCAYNIGDQNAINDLMQMRLSAGGGGGMIAEKLEALITQTRAKQAATMSEVEWRGRTVPVKIDKVRIFLLGLADNEAAIAQAANEDTKERLYETLLSECRDSIQAVREEIKADSRERAMDMDTGKVSNLQYLHSYLTYLKLWTVVKRNESMAQALHAKLKEPQPDENKRGPRPQDLIRLYDIILQSLAELSVLQGLEEDHSFQKEVALKTLVYKAYRCFFIAQSYVLVKKWSEALVLYERVLKYAREVQSQSRNLKNSLKDLPDVQELISEVNAEKYSLQAAAILDTEDVCETPLQSQVKDGKPLCERLETFSIDASLVGKQPNLVQFPPEFQPIPCKPLFFDLALNHVAFPPLDDKVEQKGKGGLTGYIKGIFGFGS